A stretch of the Desulforamulus ferrireducens genome encodes the following:
- a CDS encoding DUF362 domain-containing protein: MAAKVYFADTRASVKQNLLDKLQRLYERSGIKDIVAPNDLVAIKVHFGERGNTAYIRPQFVRRVVDKVKEKGGKPFLTDANTLYVGSRSNAVDHLQTAIENGWGYSVINAPLIIADGLTGKEYTNVPVNLKHFKEVKIGSAALHADAFIAISHLKGHELTGYGGALKNIGMGLGSRSGKQMMHSDVRPTISSEKCTGCSKCHKWCPGQAIAVGEDKKSFILEEHCIGCGECTVSCPFNAIEVSWKTESHIIQEKIAEYTLGVLKHYQGKCGFITFVNNISPECDCCGWNDAPIVRDIGILASLDPVALDQACIDLINQEHGLPGSRLEGQPHGSDKFRALWPHVDWRRGLEYAESIGLGTRQYELIKI, from the coding sequence TTGGCGGCCAAGGTTTATTTTGCAGATACCCGAGCCAGTGTGAAACAAAACTTACTGGACAAGCTTCAACGCCTTTATGAACGCTCCGGCATTAAGGACATTGTCGCACCCAATGATTTGGTGGCCATTAAAGTTCACTTTGGTGAACGGGGCAACACAGCCTACATCAGACCTCAATTTGTCAGACGTGTGGTAGATAAGGTAAAAGAAAAGGGTGGTAAACCCTTTTTAACCGATGCCAATACCCTTTATGTGGGTAGTCGATCCAATGCGGTGGATCACTTGCAAACGGCTATTGAAAACGGCTGGGGATATTCCGTTATCAACGCCCCTCTGATCATTGCCGATGGGCTGACGGGTAAGGAATATACCAATGTGCCTGTTAATCTGAAGCATTTTAAAGAAGTGAAAATTGGCTCTGCTGCCCTCCATGCCGATGCTTTCATTGCCATTAGCCACTTAAAGGGTCACGAACTCACCGGCTATGGCGGAGCCTTGAAGAATATCGGCATGGGACTGGGTTCCCGCAGCGGCAAGCAAATGATGCACTCCGATGTACGGCCCACCATCAGTAGTGAAAAATGTACCGGCTGCAGTAAATGTCATAAATGGTGTCCAGGGCAAGCCATTGCTGTGGGAGAGGATAAAAAGTCCTTTATTTTAGAGGAACACTGCATAGGTTGCGGTGAATGTACCGTTAGTTGCCCCTTTAATGCCATTGAGGTCAGTTGGAAAACCGAGTCGCACATCATTCAAGAAAAAATTGCCGAATATACCCTGGGTGTTCTCAAGCACTACCAAGGTAAATGTGGTTTTATCACCTTCGTCAACAATATTTCCCCGGAGTGTGATTGCTGTGGCTGGAATGATGCACCCATTGTTCGGGATATTGGTATTCTGGCTTCCTTAGATCCGGTGGCTTTAGACCAAGCCTGTATTGATTTGATTAACCAGGAGCACGGGTTACCTGGTTCACGACTGGAAGGGCAGCCCCACGGCTCCGATAAGTTTCGTGCCCTCTGGCCCCATGTTGATTGGCGGCGTGGGTTAGAATATGCTGAGAGCATAGGTCTTGGTACCAGACAATATGAGCTCATAAAAATCTAA
- a CDS encoding double-cubane-cluster-containing anaerobic reductase, producing the protein MRPQSMKVFDELRNLNVLTVQNAKQNGERVVGCYCTYSPQEIILAAGAHAVTLCGTRQEPIAAAERDLPRNLCPLIKSSYGFAVSKKCPYFEAADVLVAETTCDGKKKMYELMSKIKPMHVMNLPQSQTGEQALAAWAKEMEIFKDWLAEKFAVEITEEDLRKAIKLMNREREAMRRLHATTKVKPSPVTGVDLLVAVWTKGFNINKEDGIKLVEDLTAEIEELASQGISPFSPEAPRILLTGCPVGFGSEKVVRLLEECGASVVAFENCSGYKALDRLVDEDENKDVMIALAEKYLSIPCSCMTPNEGRLELINKLAKEYQVDAVVDLTWQACHTYNIEAFVIRDYVQNQLNLPYLHLETDYSESDVEQLRVRVQAFLELVQGA; encoded by the coding sequence ATGAGACCACAAAGTATGAAGGTTTTTGATGAGTTAAGAAATTTAAATGTGCTTACCGTGCAAAATGCTAAACAAAATGGTGAAAGGGTTGTTGGTTGCTATTGCACCTATTCGCCCCAGGAGATTATTTTAGCCGCCGGTGCTCATGCCGTAACCCTTTGTGGCACCCGCCAAGAACCTATTGCCGCAGCCGAAAGGGATTTACCCAGAAACCTTTGCCCCTTAATTAAGTCCAGCTATGGTTTTGCCGTGAGCAAAAAGTGTCCCTATTTTGAAGCAGCGGATGTCTTGGTGGCAGAAACCACCTGTGACGGTAAGAAGAAAATGTATGAGTTAATGAGTAAAATCAAGCCCATGCATGTCATGAATTTACCCCAAAGTCAAACCGGGGAGCAAGCCCTGGCAGCCTGGGCCAAGGAAATGGAAATTTTCAAGGACTGGTTAGCAGAAAAATTTGCGGTGGAAATTACCGAAGAAGATTTAAGAAAAGCCATTAAACTGATGAATCGGGAAAGGGAAGCCATGCGCCGTTTGCATGCTACCACCAAGGTGAAACCCTCTCCTGTTACCGGTGTGGATCTGTTGGTTGCCGTTTGGACCAAGGGCTTTAACATTAATAAAGAAGACGGTATTAAACTGGTGGAAGATCTAACTGCTGAAATTGAAGAACTCGCCTCCCAGGGTATTAGTCCCTTTAGCCCGGAAGCACCCCGCATATTGCTAACTGGTTGCCCTGTGGGCTTTGGTTCTGAAAAAGTTGTTCGCCTCTTGGAAGAGTGCGGTGCTTCTGTGGTGGCCTTTGAGAATTGTTCCGGCTACAAAGCACTGGATCGGTTGGTTGATGAAGATGAAAACAAAGATGTGATGATCGCCCTGGCGGAAAAATACTTGAGCATTCCCTGTTCCTGCATGACCCCCAACGAAGGAAGATTGGAACTGATTAATAAATTAGCGAAGGAATATCAGGTGGATGCAGTGGTGGATTTAACCTGGCAGGCCTGTCATACTTATAATATTGAAGCCTTTGTTATCCGGGACTATGTACAAAATCAACTAAACCTGCCTTATCTGCACTTAGAGACTGACTACTCAGAATCCGATGTGGAACAACTGAGGGTGCGGGTGCAGGCCTTCCTAGAGCTGGTTCAGGGGGCCTAG